The genomic interval GTGGCAATGGCCCCTGTGGATACTGCCGCGAGCAGGCTCAGTCGATAGCGGCCAACAACGAGGACATCACCGTCGAGCAGGCACTGTCGACGCGCTGGGCTCCGAAGACGGCCGCCGGAGCGCGGGCGATACCGTTCGACTTCGAGACGCGTGTCGAGATGACCGTTGAACGATTCTTCGAAGCATATGACACGTATCCGCACTCGTGTGCGAGCATCAACCGCCGGGTGAATCGCGCCGCGGAGGCAGCCGATGACCTCGACAGCCAGCGGGTTTACCCCCATGGTCTCCGCGCGACCGCGAGTACGTTCCACGCGGCGCGGGGACTCACCGGATTACCGCTCCAGTCGTTCATGGGCTGGGAGAAGCTCGCCACCGCCGAGACCTACCTCAACGGAACGACCGAAGCGACCCGCCGCGCCCTCCGCTCGGTTCACTCCTCGCGGTAGCTCCCACGCTTTATTCCGCCGAAAGTTGCGCGATTCAACTGATTGACTCGTGCCGCGAGTGTATCAGTCTCGATTCCGCTTGACGCGGAGTATCTCCACATCGTAGCCTCCTCCGTGCGGAGTCGTGACTGCATATCCTCCTTCCACATTGACTCCATTACGTTCAGCGGCGTTGATGAGAC from Halomarina salina carries:
- a CDS encoding tyrosine-type recombinase/integrase yields the protein MTEAPSTARSGREFWRDHLTGTASTTTSKEDALTDRQFQLLLEGARRLDDPFARQARFVIFATGRLGMRAGEVTHMTAEWIDWREKTIHVPSFDRCTKGRGGNGPCGYCREQAQSIAANNEDITVEQALSTRWAPKTAAGARAIPFDFETRVEMTVERFFEAYDTYPHSCASINRRVNRAAEAADDLDSQRVYPHGLRATASTFHAARGLTGLPLQSFMGWEKLATAETYLNGTTEATRRALRSVHSSR